A region of Streptomyces paludis DNA encodes the following proteins:
- a CDS encoding 5-oxoprolinase subunit C family protein — protein sequence MSAPAVRNVRVRRARALVILDPGPLTTLQDLGRPGWAHLGVTASGAADLPSLALANRLVGNPEHTAALETTYGGLRVRIDARGADGAPGTVWAALTGAPCPAALDGRPLGMDVPFAVADGQVLALGAPVAGLRTYLAVRGGPEVPATLGSRSTDLLSGLGPAPLAAGDVLPLAPPGGAMPGVDLAPRAALPRDFVLRVVPGPRDDWFDAAAVAALYGEVWTATSRSNRVGVRLAGPVLGRARAGELPAEGMVRGALQVPPNGQPILFLADHPVTGGYPVIGVVHAADLPLAGQLPPGAAVRFRKPR from the coding sequence ATGAGCGCGCCGGCCGTACGGAACGTACGGGTACGGCGCGCGCGGGCCCTGGTGATTCTCGATCCCGGTCCGCTGACCACCCTTCAGGATCTGGGCCGGCCCGGCTGGGCCCATCTCGGGGTGACCGCCTCGGGCGCCGCCGACCTTCCCTCCCTGGCGCTGGCCAACCGTCTCGTCGGCAACCCGGAGCACACCGCCGCGCTGGAGACCACCTACGGCGGGCTGCGGGTGCGGATCGACGCGCGCGGGGCCGACGGGGCGCCCGGCACCGTCTGGGCCGCGCTCACCGGGGCGCCCTGCCCGGCGGCGCTGGACGGGCGGCCGCTCGGGATGGACGTGCCCTTCGCGGTGGCCGACGGGCAGGTGCTTGCGCTCGGCGCGCCCGTGGCCGGGCTGCGTACGTACCTCGCGGTGCGCGGTGGCCCGGAGGTGCCCGCCACGCTCGGCTCGCGCTCCACCGATCTGCTGTCGGGGCTCGGCCCCGCGCCGCTGGCGGCCGGGGACGTCCTGCCGCTGGCCCCGCCGGGCGGCGCCATGCCGGGTGTGGACCTCGCTCCGCGTGCCGCGCTGCCCAGGGACTTCGTCCTGAGGGTCGTCCCCGGGCCCCGGGACGACTGGTTCGACGCGGCGGCGGTCGCGGCGCTGTACGGCGAGGTGTGGACCGCCACCAGCCGGTCCAACCGGGTGGGGGTACGGCTCGCCGGGCCGGTCCTCGGCCGGGCCCGGGCGGGCGAGCTGCCCGCCGAGGGCATGGTGCGTGGCGCGCTCCAGGTGCCGCCCAACGGGCAGCCGATCCTGTTCCTCGCCGACCATCCGGTCACCGGTGGCTATCCGGTCATCGGGGTCGTGCACGCGGCGGATCTGCCGCTGGCGGGGCAGCTGCCGCCGGGGGCGGCCGTACGGTTCCGGAAGCCTCGGTGA
- a CDS encoding GntR family transcriptional regulator: MAFGEQPAYLRVASELREKIVNGDLPPHTRLPSQARIRQEYGVSDTVALEARKVLMAEGLVEGRSGSGTYVRERPVPRRIARSGYRPPAGSSPFRQEQSEAGARGTWESRSDQREAPPEIAERLGIEPGERVMRTRYVFRDGGEPMMLSTSWEPLTVTGRTPVMLPEEGPLGGCGVVERMAAIDIVVDNVVEEVGARPGLAEELLALGGVPGHVVMVLERTYFASGRAVETADVVIPADRYRLAYHLSVK, translated from the coding sequence GTGGCCTTCGGTGAGCAGCCCGCCTATCTGCGCGTTGCGAGCGAATTGCGCGAGAAGATCGTCAACGGTGATCTGCCGCCGCACACCCGGCTGCCGTCGCAGGCCCGTATCCGCCAGGAGTACGGCGTCTCGGACACGGTCGCGCTGGAAGCACGCAAGGTGCTGATGGCCGAGGGGCTGGTCGAAGGCCGCTCCGGGTCGGGGACGTATGTCAGGGAGCGGCCGGTGCCGCGCCGGATCGCCCGCTCCGGCTACCGGCCGCCGGCCGGCTCCAGCCCGTTCCGGCAGGAGCAGTCGGAGGCCGGGGCGCGCGGGACCTGGGAGTCCAGGAGCGACCAGCGGGAGGCGCCCCCGGAGATCGCCGAGCGGCTGGGGATCGAGCCGGGGGAGCGCGTCATGCGTACGCGCTACGTCTTCCGGGACGGCGGCGAGCCGATGATGCTCTCGACGTCCTGGGAACCCCTCACGGTCACCGGGCGCACCCCGGTGATGCTGCCCGAGGAGGGCCCCCTCGGGGGCTGCGGGGTGGTCGAGCGGATGGCGGCCATCGACATCGTCGTGGACAACGTGGTGGAGGAGGTCGGCGCGCGCCCGGGGCTCGCGGAGGAGCTGCTGGCGCTCGGGGGAGTCCCCGGCCATGTGGTGATGGTCCTGGAGCGGACGTACTTCGCGTCCGGACGGGCAGTGGAGACGGCGGACGTGGTCATCCCCGCCGACCGGTACCGACTCGCGTATCACCTCTCTGTCAAGTGA
- a CDS encoding SPOR domain-containing protein translates to MNDGGSGLPWLVIRQDDNGARYRVGRYATQDEAQKIADSLDGRGHKQLYSVERIGQTTP, encoded by the coding sequence ATGAACGACGGCGGATCCGGGCTCCCCTGGCTGGTGATACGGCAGGACGACAACGGTGCGCGCTACCGCGTCGGCCGGTATGCGACGCAGGACGAGGCGCAGAAAATAGCCGACAGCCTGGATGGGCGCGGGCACAAGCAGTTGTACTCGGTGGAGCGGATCGGTCAGACGACTCCCTGA
- a CDS encoding (deoxy)nucleoside triphosphate pyrophosphohydrolase codes for MSDRVVVAGAVCDRGRLLAARRSAPPELAGRWELPGGKVEPGELPEEALVRELREELGVEARPVERIPGAWPLKPGLVLQVWTAALVSGTPRPLEDHDELRWLGPDEIHTVDWLDQDRPAVAEAAGRLRAHPV; via the coding sequence GTGAGTGATCGTGTCGTGGTGGCCGGCGCGGTGTGCGACCGGGGGCGGCTGCTGGCCGCGCGCCGGAGCGCGCCGCCCGAGCTGGCCGGCCGCTGGGAGCTGCCCGGCGGCAAGGTGGAGCCGGGGGAGCTGCCCGAGGAGGCGCTCGTCCGCGAGCTGCGCGAGGAACTCGGTGTGGAGGCGCGGCCGGTGGAGCGGATCCCCGGCGCCTGGCCGCTGAAGCCCGGTCTTGTCCTCCAGGTGTGGACGGCCGCGCTGGTCTCCGGCACGCCCCGGCCGCTGGAGGACCACGACGAGCTGCGCTGGCTCGGCCCGGACGAGATCCATACCGTCGACTGGCTCGACCAGGACCGCCCGGCCGTCGCCGAGGCCGCCGGGCGGCTGCGCGCGCATCCGGTCTGA
- a CDS encoding ATP-binding protein, which yields MVGLLDTEDGARAEWTFAAAPDAVRTARHVVRDTLRDWSLPVAVAETAVLLVSELVTNSLRYASGPIGVRLAAGGPVVAGRPALLVEVSDPLPDPPVERPAGPDDEGGRGLGLVAGSARRWGTRRGKTGKTVWFELPLSG from the coding sequence GTGGTCGGCTTGCTCGACACCGAGGACGGCGCGCGCGCCGAGTGGACCTTCGCCGCCGCACCCGACGCCGTACGCACCGCCCGCCATGTCGTGCGCGACACGCTCCGTGACTGGAGCCTGCCCGTCGCGGTGGCCGAGACGGCGGTCCTGCTCGTGAGCGAGCTGGTGACCAACTCCCTGCGCTACGCCTCCGGACCCATCGGGGTACGGCTCGCGGCCGGCGGCCCGGTCGTCGCCGGCCGGCCCGCGCTTCTCGTGGAAGTCTCCGATCCGCTGCCGGATCCCCCCGTCGAACGTCCTGCCGGTCCCGACGACGAAGGGGGCCGGGGGCTGGGGCTGGTGGCCGGTTCCGCGCGGCGCTGGGGGACTCGGCGCGGGAAGACGGGTAAGACCGTGTGGTTCGAGCTGCCCCTCTCTGGTTAG
- a CDS encoding SpoIIE family protein phosphatase has translation MSEISGAAGDVVWQSSPPGSIYDYIRAASFSIGPDGLIDQWSERAAELFGMGAHQVRGRDPVEVLMPSELRPRGRRKVKEILDGKEWTGLVPFRAVGGRGPQGLAEVYVMPSETESGERAALCIVVDVHALRRIETDLASSQAIFGQSPFGFLLFGTDLKVRRANERFATVFGGGVTDHRGRTAYDYLSRAEADRLTAALKRVLETGQPVTDLPIVGVRPADQERRNWSMNLYRVHSGSGRAIGIAGVGTDVTHRHAAAREAASARRNLALLNEASARIGNSLDLETTARELLDVAVPGFCDLASVDLYQSLLTGEEAPPGRWESSGAESGGGSARLRRVAFASAVSDGPLTGPVGTDDEEYVPPEVGAVHRFPFSSLSASALRSGQVRAIPGEPGSLVQSSFAVPMVAHDTVIGLVSFSRTKGSEPFGERDRALAVELAARAAVCIDNARLYRREHERALILQRSLLPPGDPEAAGLDIACRYLPGNTATEVGGDWFDVIELPGHRTALVVGDVMGRGLRAAVAMGELRTAVRTLALLDLEPAEVLSALDEIARGLGTPSGAQQASRVAHKSRDADLSEVYLATCVYAVYDPVTRRCTFANAGHLPPALVEPGEEALMLDVPPGMPLGVGGEPFEQVEVDLPEGSLLALYTDGLVESRDQPLDEGLTALRAALANAGRPLEDVCDHVLNTLDTRHGEDDIALLMARIQGLPDNAVGDWQLPREPRSVGRARELSRAQLIAWDLEPLVDTVELLVSELVTNALRYGEGEIRLRLLRDRTLVCEVWDGGLVQPRRRRARDTDEGGRGLQLVGLLSAAWGSRRTPRGKSVWFELALPDGDRAPAEPTVEQLLSMY, from the coding sequence GTGAGCGAGATATCTGGGGCGGCGGGCGACGTCGTATGGCAGAGCAGTCCGCCCGGCTCTATCTATGACTACATCAGGGCCGCTTCCTTCTCGATCGGCCCCGACGGCCTGATCGATCAGTGGAGCGAGCGGGCCGCCGAGCTGTTCGGCATGGGTGCGCACCAGGTCAGAGGCAGGGACCCGGTCGAGGTGCTGATGCCTTCCGAGCTGCGGCCACGCGGCCGTCGCAAGGTCAAGGAGATCCTCGACGGCAAGGAGTGGACCGGGCTCGTCCCGTTCCGCGCGGTGGGGGGCAGGGGGCCCCAGGGGCTCGCCGAGGTCTATGTGATGCCGAGCGAGACGGAGAGCGGTGAACGGGCCGCGCTCTGCATCGTCGTGGACGTCCACGCGCTGCGCCGGATCGAAACCGACCTTGCCTCGTCGCAGGCCATTTTCGGCCAATCTCCCTTCGGCTTTCTCCTCTTCGGAACGGACCTGAAGGTCCGCCGCGCCAACGAGCGGTTCGCCACCGTCTTCGGCGGCGGCGTCACCGATCACCGGGGACGTACGGCGTACGACTACCTCTCCCGCGCCGAGGCCGACCGGCTGACCGCCGCGCTCAAGCGGGTCCTGGAGACCGGACAGCCCGTCACCGATCTCCCGATCGTCGGCGTCCGGCCGGCCGACCAGGAGCGCCGCAACTGGTCGATGAACCTCTACCGCGTCCACAGCGGTTCCGGGCGCGCCATCGGCATCGCCGGCGTCGGTACGGATGTCACACACCGTCACGCCGCCGCCCGTGAGGCCGCCAGCGCCCGCCGTAACCTCGCGCTCCTCAACGAGGCGAGCGCCCGGATCGGCAACTCGCTCGATCTGGAGACCACCGCGCGCGAGCTGCTCGATGTCGCCGTGCCCGGCTTCTGCGATCTCGCCTCCGTCGACCTCTACCAGTCGCTGCTCACCGGCGAGGAGGCACCGCCGGGGCGCTGGGAGTCCTCGGGTGCCGAGTCCGGCGGCGGCAGCGCCCGGCTGCGGCGGGTCGCCTTCGCGAGCGCCGTCTCCGACGGTCCGCTGACCGGGCCCGTCGGCACCGACGACGAGGAGTACGTACCGCCGGAGGTCGGCGCCGTCCACCGCTTCCCGTTCAGCTCGCTCAGCGCGAGCGCCCTGCGCAGCGGTCAGGTCCGGGCCATCCCGGGCGAGCCGGGCAGCCTCGTCCAGTCCAGCTTCGCCGTTCCGATGGTCGCGCACGACACCGTCATCGGGCTCGTCTCCTTCTCCCGTACGAAGGGCAGCGAACCGTTCGGCGAGCGGGACCGCGCCCTCGCCGTGGAGCTGGCCGCGCGCGCCGCCGTCTGTATCGACAACGCCCGCCTCTACCGCCGGGAGCACGAGCGCGCGCTGATCCTCCAGCGCAGCCTGCTGCCGCCCGGCGACCCGGAGGCCGCCGGGCTGGACATCGCCTGTCGCTATCTGCCCGGCAACACGGCCACGGAGGTCGGCGGCGACTGGTTCGACGTCATCGAACTGCCCGGCCACCGCACCGCGCTCGTCGTCGGTGACGTCATGGGGCGCGGGCTGCGGGCCGCCGTCGCCATGGGGGAGCTGCGTACGGCCGTACGGACCCTGGCGCTGCTCGACCTGGAGCCGGCCGAGGTGCTCTCCGCGCTGGACGAGATCGCGCGCGGACTCGGCACCCCCAGCGGCGCCCAGCAGGCGTCGCGGGTCGCGCACAAGTCGCGGGACGCCGACCTCTCCGAGGTCTACCTCGCCACCTGTGTGTACGCGGTCTACGACCCGGTCACCCGGCGCTGCACCTTCGCCAACGCCGGCCATCTCCCGCCCGCCCTGGTCGAACCGGGCGAGGAGGCGCTGATGCTCGACGTACCGCCGGGGATGCCGCTCGGGGTGGGCGGCGAGCCCTTCGAACAGGTCGAGGTGGACCTGCCGGAGGGATCGCTCCTCGCGCTCTACACGGACGGGCTCGTGGAGTCCCGGGACCAGCCGCTCGACGAGGGGCTGACCGCGCTGCGCGCCGCCCTCGCCAACGCCGGCCGGCCGCTGGAGGACGTCTGCGACCATGTGCTGAACACCCTCGACACCCGGCACGGCGAGGACGACATCGCCCTGCTCATGGCCCGGATCCAGGGGCTGCCGGACAACGCGGTCGGCGACTGGCAACTCCCGCGCGAGCCGCGCTCGGTGGGCCGCGCCCGGGAACTCTCCCGCGCGCAGCTGATCGCCTGGGATCTCGAACCGCTGGTCGACACGGTGGAGCTGCTGGTCAGCGAGCTGGTGACCAACGCCCTGCGGTACGGCGAAGGAGAGATCAGGCTGCGGCTGCTGCGGGACCGGACGCTCGTCTGCGAGGTCTGGGACGGCGGGCTCGTACAGCCGCGCCGGCGCCGGGCCCGCGACACCGACGAGGGCGGCCGGGGGCTGCAACTGGTCGGGCTGCTGAGCGCCGCGTGGGGCTCGCGCCGTACCCCGCGCGGCAAGTCGGTCTGGTTCGAACTCGCGCTGCCCGACGGGGACAGGGCGCCCGCCGAGCCGACGGTGGAGCAGCTGCTGAGCATGTACTGA
- a CDS encoding PspA/IM30 family protein encodes MTKQTILGRVTQLAKANINALLDQAEDPQKLLDQLIRDYTNNIAEAEEAVAATIGNLRLLEQDHREDTEAAQEWGVKALAASRKADELRAGGRTADADTFDNLAKVALERQLQSEKEARTAEPTIAAQTEVVAKLRTGLERMRAKLTELRAKRDELVARDRSARAQNQMMDAVKSINVLDPTSEIGRFEDKVRREEARAAGKQELAASSLDAQFERLDSLGDSAEVEARLAALKSA; translated from the coding sequence ATGACGAAGCAGACCATTCTCGGCCGTGTCACCCAGCTGGCGAAGGCCAATATCAACGCCCTTCTCGACCAGGCCGAGGATCCCCAGAAGCTGCTGGACCAGCTGATCCGCGACTACACGAACAACATCGCGGAGGCGGAGGAGGCCGTGGCCGCCACCATCGGCAATCTGCGGCTGCTGGAGCAGGACCACCGGGAGGACACCGAGGCGGCCCAGGAGTGGGGTGTGAAGGCGCTCGCGGCCAGCAGGAAGGCCGACGAACTGCGCGCGGGCGGCCGGACGGCGGACGCGGACACCTTCGACAATCTCGCCAAGGTGGCGCTGGAGCGGCAGCTCCAGTCGGAGAAGGAGGCCCGGACGGCCGAGCCGACCATCGCAGCGCAGACGGAGGTGGTGGCGAAGCTCAGGACCGGTCTGGAGCGGATGCGGGCCAAGCTGACCGAGCTGCGCGCCAAGCGCGACGAGCTGGTGGCGCGGGACAGGTCGGCGCGGGCGCAGAACCAGATGATGGACGCGGTCAAGAGCATCAACGTCCTCGATCCGACGAGCGAGATCGGCCGCTTCGAGGACAAGGTACGGCGTGAGGAGGCGCGGGCGGCGGGCAAGCAGGAGCTGGCGGCGTCGTCCCTGGACGCGCAGTTCGAGCGGCTGGACAGCCTCGGGGACAGCGCGGAGGTCGAGGCGCGGCTGGCGGCGCTGAAGTCCGCCTGA
- a CDS encoding TPM domain-containing protein, with translation MTSVRRARLRSLVAALLLGCWLAVSGTGASGTARAEQPVPLDRQGQITDKVGALGTRRGEVSRALERLDSERHVQLFVVYVRDFSGHSAQSWADTTAARGGLGRDDVLLAVATHDRVYAYSADPAAPFTAAQLAEVARTAVEPALRQNDWAGAAIGAADGYGAVLAGRPVPTPAITPGPADPGGAATGGGAAVNLVLPVVVVLAAAGIAAYTFAKRRRRAASRTTPGGGRGGGPGDGNGGWGTGPYRPQPPAEVPLAELDGRARRVLVETDDALRTSQEELGFATAQFGEEAAAPFTDAVAFARGELTVAFRLRQELDDAYPEDDATRRRMLAEIIARCAEADRRLDAESEAFDRLRALERNAPRALDTVTASYQELTGRVATARETLAALRERYADSAAAPVADSAEQAADRLTFTATALAEAGRLVAAGDNGRAAVHVRAAESAAGQAATLAEAVERRARELAEAAGRLPGALTETETDLADARGLLKGTTAGVSTADLQGRIGRAEAVVQEVRAESGAGGRYDPIDALRRVEEADAVLDEALTGAREREAGDRRAGTLLDQAMLTAGSAIGAAADYVTTHRGAVGSEARTRLAESQRRLEWARGRAATGDAQSALAEAQRADALARQAQELAERDVRSYGSRYGGGPYGSGPYGGGSGGMGGAVLGGILLGGLLGGGGRGSGYGRGGGFGGGGFGGGGGGPGSFGGGGTRGRMGGGGRF, from the coding sequence ATGACCTCCGTGCGCCGCGCCCGCCTCCGGAGCCTCGTCGCCGCGCTGCTCCTCGGCTGCTGGCTCGCGGTGTCCGGCACCGGTGCCTCCGGTACCGCCCGCGCCGAGCAGCCGGTGCCGCTGGACCGCCAGGGCCAGATCACCGACAAGGTGGGCGCGCTCGGCACCCGGAGGGGCGAGGTGAGCCGGGCGCTGGAGCGGCTCGACAGCGAGCGGCACGTCCAGCTGTTCGTCGTGTACGTACGGGACTTCTCCGGGCACTCCGCGCAGAGCTGGGCCGACACGACGGCCGCCCGGGGCGGCCTCGGCCGGGACGATGTGCTGCTCGCGGTCGCCACCCACGACCGGGTCTACGCCTACTCGGCCGACCCCGCCGCGCCCTTCACCGCCGCGCAGCTCGCCGAGGTCGCCAGGACCGCCGTCGAGCCCGCGCTGCGGCAGAACGACTGGGCGGGGGCGGCGATCGGCGCGGCGGACGGTTACGGGGCGGTGCTGGCGGGCCGGCCCGTGCCGACCCCCGCCATCACCCCCGGGCCGGCCGATCCGGGCGGCGCGGCGACGGGCGGGGGCGCGGCGGTGAATCTGGTGCTGCCGGTCGTCGTGGTGCTCGCCGCGGCCGGGATCGCCGCGTACACCTTCGCCAAGCGCAGACGGCGGGCGGCGTCCCGTACGACACCGGGCGGCGGGCGCGGGGGCGGACCCGGGGACGGGAACGGCGGCTGGGGTACGGGCCCGTACCGGCCGCAGCCGCCCGCCGAGGTCCCGCTCGCCGAGCTGGACGGCCGGGCGCGGCGCGTCCTGGTCGAGACGGACGACGCGCTGCGCACCAGCCAGGAGGAACTGGGCTTCGCCACCGCGCAGTTCGGCGAGGAGGCCGCGGCGCCCTTCACGGACGCGGTGGCCTTCGCGAGGGGCGAGCTGACCGTGGCGTTCCGGCTGCGCCAGGAGCTGGACGACGCGTATCCGGAGGACGACGCCACCCGCCGCCGGATGCTGGCGGAGATCATCGCGCGCTGCGCGGAGGCGGACCGGCGGCTGGACGCGGAGTCCGAGGCGTTCGACCGGCTCCGGGCGCTGGAGCGCAACGCGCCGCGCGCGCTTGACACCGTCACGGCGTCCTACCAGGAGCTGACGGGCCGGGTCGCGACGGCCCGCGAGACCCTGGCGGCCCTGCGCGAGCGGTACGCGGACTCGGCCGCCGCGCCGGTCGCGGACAGCGCCGAGCAGGCCGCGGACCGGCTGACCTTCACGGCCACCGCGCTGGCCGAGGCGGGCCGGCTGGTCGCCGCCGGGGACAACGGCCGGGCCGCCGTGCACGTACGGGCCGCCGAGAGCGCCGCCGGGCAGGCGGCCACGCTGGCCGAGGCGGTCGAGCGGCGCGCGCGGGAGCTGGCGGAGGCCGCCGGGCGGCTCCCCGGCGCGCTCACGGAGACGGAGACGGATCTCGCGGACGCGCGCGGTCTGCTGAAGGGCACCACCGCCGGGGTGTCGACGGCCGACCTCCAGGGCCGGATCGGCCGCGCGGAGGCGGTGGTCCAGGAGGTACGGGCGGAGAGCGGCGCCGGCGGGCGGTACGACCCGATCGACGCCCTGCGCCGGGTCGAGGAGGCGGACGCGGTGCTGGACGAGGCGCTGACCGGGGCGCGCGAGCGCGAGGCGGGCGACCGCCGGGCGGGCACGCTCCTCGACCAGGCGATGCTCACGGCCGGCTCGGCGATCGGCGCCGCCGCCGACTACGTCACCACGCACCGGGGCGCGGTCGGCAGCGAGGCCCGCACCCGGCTGGCGGAGTCGCAGCGCCGGCTGGAGTGGGCGCGCGGGCGGGCGGCGACGGGCGACGCCCAGTCCGCGCTGGCCGAGGCGCAGCGGGCGGACGCGCTGGCCCGGCAGGCGCAGGAGCTGGCCGAGCGGGACGTGCGGTCGTACGGGAGCCGGTACGGCGGCGGCCCGTACGGGAGCGGCCCGTACGGCGGCGGGAGCGGCGGCATGGGCGGCGCGGTGCTCGGCGGCATCCTGCTGGGCGGCCTGCTCGGCGGCGGGGGACGCGGTTCCGGTTACGGCCGGGGCGGTGGATTCGGTGGCGGAGGCTTCGGCGGCGGGGGCGGCGGTCCGGGCAGCTTCGGCGGGGGCGGGACGCGCGGCCGGATGGGCGGGGGCGGCCGTTTCTGA
- a CDS encoding succinate dehydrogenase/fumarate reductase iron-sulfur subunit produces the protein MNTPTSSPSPSSSYEAKFRVWRGDTDGGELTDFAVEVNEGEVVLDIIHRIQATAAPDLAVRWNCKAGKCGSCSAEINGRPRLLCMTRMSVFPRDETVTVTPLRAFPVIRDLVTDVSFNYAKAREIPAFVPPPGVAAGAYRMRQIDVERSQEFRKCIECFLCQDTCHVVRDHEENKPAFAGPRFLMRVAELDMHPLDAAGESGIDRARSAQDEHGLGYCNITKCCTEVCPEGIRITDNALIPLKERAVDRKYDPLVWLGNKIGRRRE, from the coding sequence ATGAACACGCCCACCTCCTCGCCCTCGCCCTCCTCGTCCTACGAAGCGAAGTTCAGGGTCTGGCGCGGCGACACGGACGGCGGGGAGCTGACCGACTTCGCCGTCGAGGTCAACGAGGGGGAGGTCGTCCTCGACATCATCCACCGGATCCAGGCGACCGCCGCCCCGGATCTCGCCGTGCGCTGGAACTGCAAGGCGGGCAAGTGCGGTTCGTGCAGCGCGGAGATCAACGGGCGGCCCCGGCTGCTCTGCATGACCCGGATGTCCGTCTTCCCGCGCGACGAGACGGTGACGGTCACCCCGCTGCGCGCCTTCCCGGTGATCCGCGATCTGGTCACGGACGTGTCCTTCAACTACGCGAAGGCGCGGGAGATCCCGGCGTTCGTCCCGCCGCCCGGGGTCGCGGCGGGCGCGTACCGGATGCGGCAGATCGATGTGGAGCGCTCGCAGGAGTTCCGTAAGTGCATCGAGTGCTTCCTGTGCCAGGACACCTGTCATGTGGTCCGGGACCACGAGGAGAACAAGCCCGCGTTCGCAGGTCCGCGCTTCCTGATGCGGGTGGCCGAGCTGGACATGCATCCGCTGGACGCGGCCGGGGAGTCGGGGATCGACCGGGCACGGAGCGCGCAGGACGAGCATGGACTCGGCTACTGCAACATCACCAAGTGCTGTACGGAGGTGTGCCCCGAGGGCATCCGGATCACGGACAACGCGCTGATCCCGCTGAAGGAACGCGCGGTGGACCGCAAGTACGACCCGCTGGTGTGGCTGGGCAACAAGATCGGCCGCAGACGGGAGTGA